A genome region from Gopherus flavomarginatus isolate rGopFla2 chromosome 9, rGopFla2.mat.asm, whole genome shotgun sequence includes the following:
- the GRIFIN gene encoding grifin, which yields MALRFEASYPEGLCPGWSVIVKGETNSNANMFEINFLCNAGDQIAFHFNPCFADSKIICNSFLSNRWGPEEVTDTFPLKAKEPFQIEIYSDPDYFHVSIDENKILQYKHRQKQLSAITKLQVVNDVRISSMEITKRGLY from the exons TTCGAGGCATCGTACCCAGAGGGGCTGTGTCCTGGCTGGAGCGTGATAGTTAAAGGTGAAACAAACTCCAATGCAAATAT GTTTGAAATTAATTTCCTCTGCAATGCAGGAGACCAAATCGCTTTCCACTTTAACCCTTGCTTCGCTGACTCCAAAATCATCTGCAACTCCTTCCTatccaaccgctgggggccggAAGAAGTAACTGACACCTTCCCCCTAAAAgcaaaggaacctttccag atcGAAATCTACTCTGACCCAGACTATTTCCACGTTTCCATTGATGAAAACAAAATCCTCCAGTACAAGCATCGGCAGAAACAGCTCTCGGCTATCACCAAACTGCAGGTCGTGAATGATGTCAGAATTTCTTCAATGGAAATCACCAAACGTGGTCTTTATTAG